One genomic region from Natrinema caseinilyticum encodes:
- a CDS encoding uroporphyrinogen-III synthase: MTAAPTVAVFRPDDDRLERAVALLSDLGAEPVPDPMLAVEPTGATPRTDAEYVLFTSKTGAELVSEAGWEAGAETVCAIGPATADALREEGYPVDLVPEEYTSSGLVSALAGRVGGERVEVARSDHGSAILIDGLVAAGAYVHETVLYRLVRPDGTGIAAEMAADERLDAACFTSSMTVEHFLEAAAERGISEAALAGLDAATVGVIGEPTAETAAEHGIDVDLIASEATFERLAVETVDAATPTDGE, encoded by the coding sequence ATGACCGCCGCACCGACCGTGGCCGTCTTCCGCCCCGACGACGACCGCCTCGAGCGAGCCGTCGCCCTGCTCTCCGACCTCGGCGCGGAGCCGGTCCCCGACCCGATGCTCGCCGTCGAACCGACCGGCGCGACCCCACGGACAGACGCCGAGTACGTCCTCTTTACGAGCAAGACCGGGGCCGAACTCGTCTCCGAGGCGGGCTGGGAAGCCGGCGCCGAGACCGTCTGCGCGATCGGCCCCGCGACGGCGGACGCGCTCCGCGAGGAAGGGTACCCGGTCGACCTCGTCCCGGAGGAGTACACATCCAGCGGGCTCGTCTCGGCGCTGGCTGGCCGAGTCGGCGGCGAGCGCGTCGAAGTCGCTCGCAGCGATCACGGGAGCGCGATCCTGATCGACGGACTCGTCGCGGCGGGCGCGTACGTCCACGAGACGGTCCTCTACCGGCTCGTGCGGCCCGACGGAACCGGCATCGCCGCCGAGATGGCCGCCGACGAACGGCTCGACGCCGCGTGCTTTACCTCGTCGATGACCGTCGAACACTTCCTCGAGGCCGCCGCCGAGCGGGGGATCAGCGAGGCCGCGCTCGCGGGACTCGACGCGGCGACCGTCGGCGTCATCGGCGAACCGACGGCCGAGACGGCCGCTGAACACGGTATCGACGTCGATCTGATAGCGAGCGAGGCCACCTTCGAGCGACTCGCCGTCGAGACCGTCGACGCGGCGACGCCGACCGACGGTGAGTGA
- the cobA gene encoding uroporphyrinogen-III C-methyltransferase has translation MSAPDTDVEPGTVYLVGSGPGDPELLTVRATRLLEAADIVLHDKLPGPEIIESLPEDRREDVGKRAGGERTPQSEINERLVELARAGKSVVRLKGGDPFVFGRGGEEAEYLAAHEVPFEVVPAVTSAIAAPAVAGIPVTHRDHASSVSFVTGHEDPTKPESAVDWEALAATGGTIVVLMGVGRLPDYTAALREAGMAPDTPVALVERGTRPGQRVATGTVETIVDVRDEAGISPPAVTVIGDVAGTRESVANFLRNDYGAAADTEPDAAAESGGED, from the coding sequence ATGTCAGCACCCGATACCGACGTCGAGCCCGGAACCGTCTATCTCGTCGGAAGCGGTCCCGGCGATCCCGAGCTGTTGACCGTCAGGGCGACGCGCCTGCTCGAGGCCGCGGATATCGTCCTCCACGACAAACTCCCGGGACCGGAGATCATCGAGTCGCTCCCGGAAGACCGCCGCGAGGACGTCGGCAAGCGCGCCGGCGGCGAGCGCACCCCGCAGTCCGAGATCAACGAGCGGCTGGTCGAACTCGCCCGCGCGGGCAAGTCCGTGGTCCGTCTCAAGGGCGGCGACCCGTTCGTGTTCGGCCGCGGCGGCGAGGAAGCGGAGTACCTCGCGGCCCACGAGGTTCCGTTCGAGGTCGTCCCCGCGGTTACGTCCGCCATCGCCGCGCCCGCCGTGGCCGGCATTCCGGTCACCCACCGCGATCACGCCTCCTCGGTGTCGTTCGTCACCGGCCACGAAGATCCCACCAAGCCGGAATCGGCCGTCGACTGGGAGGCGTTAGCCGCCACCGGCGGCACGATCGTCGTCCTGATGGGCGTCGGCCGACTCCCCGACTACACGGCCGCCTTACGCGAGGCCGGCATGGCACCCGACACGCCGGTCGCGCTCGTCGAACGCGGAACCCGGCCCGGCCAGCGGGTCGCGACGGGCACCGTAGAGACCATCGTCGACGTGCGCGACGAAGCGGGCATCTCCCCGCCGGCGGTGACGGTGATCGGCGACGTGGCGGGCACGCGCGAGTCGGTCGCGAACTTTCTGCGCAACGACTACGGCGCGGCCGCGGATACCGAGCCCGACGCAGCGGCCGAATCCGGAGGCGAGGACTGA
- the hemC gene encoding hydroxymethylbilane synthase, protein MRTRGTLRLATRGSALARRQAALVKEALEERRYEVELVTVETTGDQIRDELIHRLGKTGAFVRELDERVLEGDADGAVHSMKDMPTEQPTALVTAAVPERGRPGDVLVTPDGSSLEDLPRGGTVGTSSLRRRAQLLSERPDLEVEPLRGNVDTRLEKLLAPALQDEHQERTEADKERKGNVGNEDFEPEYDRTVDDWFDDLSELERQALGREVDTEFDAIVLAAAGLERSNLTRSVDYRELPTGTFVPAPGQGALAVTARDGETAHEIQTAIDHPRSRVETTVERTILAELGGGCIAPIGIYAVVQGEYVHATVSVFDRDGEESVAATRDLPVETHARAAREFARDLANRGASELIQAARDDASDGVSEEDKPEGK, encoded by the coding sequence ATGAGAACGCGCGGGACGCTGCGACTGGCGACGAGGGGGTCGGCACTCGCCCGGCGACAGGCCGCCCTGGTGAAGGAGGCCTTAGAGGAGCGCCGGTACGAGGTCGAACTCGTCACCGTGGAAACGACGGGGGACCAGATCAGAGACGAGTTGATCCACCGACTCGGGAAGACGGGCGCGTTCGTCCGCGAACTGGACGAGCGCGTCCTCGAAGGGGACGCGGACGGGGCGGTCCACTCGATGAAGGACATGCCGACCGAACAGCCGACTGCCCTCGTGACCGCCGCGGTTCCCGAACGGGGCCGACCGGGCGACGTCCTCGTCACGCCCGACGGCTCGAGCCTCGAGGACCTCCCACGCGGCGGGACCGTCGGCACCTCGAGTCTGCGCCGGCGCGCGCAACTGCTCTCCGAGCGGCCGGACCTCGAGGTCGAGCCGCTGCGAGGGAACGTCGACACGCGACTGGAGAAACTGCTCGCACCCGCGTTGCAAGACGAACACCAGGAACGGACGGAAGCCGACAAAGAACGGAAGGGGAACGTCGGCAACGAAGACTTCGAACCCGAGTACGACCGCACCGTCGACGACTGGTTCGACGATCTCTCGGAACTCGAGCGGCAGGCCCTCGGTCGCGAAGTCGACACCGAGTTCGACGCGATCGTCCTCGCGGCGGCTGGCCTCGAGCGAAGCAATCTCACCCGTTCCGTCGACTATCGGGAGCTGCCGACGGGAACGTTCGTCCCTGCGCCCGGACAGGGGGCGCTCGCGGTGACGGCAAGAGATGGGGAGACGGCCCACGAGATTCAGACCGCGATCGACCACCCGCGGAGCCGCGTCGAGACGACCGTCGAACGAACGATCCTCGCCGAACTGGGTGGCGGCTGTATCGCGCCGATCGGTATCTACGCGGTCGTCCAGGGGGAGTACGTTCACGCGACCGTCAGCGTCTTCGACCGCGACGGTGAGGAATCGGTGGCCGCCACTCGCGACCTCCCCGTCGAAACGCACGCCCGGGCCGCCCGCGAGTTCGCACGGGACCTCGCGAACCGCGGCGCGTCGGAGCTGATCCAGGCGGCCCGCGACGACGCGAGCGACGGCGTCTCCGAGGAAGATAAGCCCGAGGGGAAGTAG